The DNA window TCTCATAATCAGCAACTTCTTCAAAAAGTGATACTCACCCAAGGGATGAGTCTAAATGTAATTAATGGTTGCGTGCCCAGTCTTTAGTAGTAACATATAGATATTATGGATACACAAAATAAGTGGCCTCTTTATATAGCAATTGGTTTGCCGGTTTTGTTCATTGCCGGACTTATTGGCGCTGTTTACATTCCTCAGCTTTTTGCCAAACCGGCTCAGTATGATTTTCTTTACGCAGTGCGTAACTCAAATGAATATTACGGACAGACATATGTAGTGGAGAAAGGTAAGATAGTTAAAAGATATCTGCCTCCGCCGGTTGAATTAAAGCCAACTGATGTAAAAAATTACCAAGCAGTTGTGATTGACTCCATTTACCTATACGAAGTCGCGAACGACAAAAGTCGTGAACTGACTATTGAAGAAGCGCAGGCTTTGATGCTTGACCAAAATCCTAAAGCCCCGGATGGATACATGCTCACGGGTGGTCAGACTGACGGAGGTCTTATTACAGGGTTGTTCGGGGGAAACCGCGATTACAACGCCCGTTATTTGAAGAACGGTTTTTACAGCAAGCAAATTTATCTGACACAGGCGGATTCGCGTTCATATTACTATGGCCCCGGCGGGATTAACTTTCTCGGTTGGGTAATAAAATAAACTATGGATATAGAACCAAAAAAAATTGCCCTACAAAGAATTCGTGAAATCGTCACTTCGAACGGTCTTTCGCGCGAGGAGGTACTTTCGGTTTTGGGTGGAATTTCTGGTCAGACTATCGGTGCTTCTAGTGGTGACAAGACTGAAGGTTTTCATTTCAATATAGTAAAAATATTATATTTTCTCGGTGGTTTCATCGCCCTCTCCGGAGTGGTTGTTTTTGTTTCGCAATTTTGGGACACACTACCTTTCTTTGGTAGGGTAGCAATAACACTTGGGTCTGGAATTATTACGTATGTTATTTCTCTTTTGCTTAGAGATTACCCATCAGCCACTCTTGTCTCAAATCTAGCTTTAGTTTTTTCGGCCCTCCTTTTGCCGACTGGAGTGACCGTCATCTTAAACGAGATGCATATCTCTGATTGGATGCTTGCTAGTTTGTGGATGGCAATTGGTTTCTTTATGGTTTATTTTTCTACAACAAGAATATTGAAGAATGACGTTTCTCGTTTCCTAACGATAGTTTGTGGTACAGCCATTTTTTATACTTCTGTCTTGCTGTTTATTAGAGAGAATCCAGCCATTGTTCAAACGCTAAAAGATTTTTATGCCTACATGTTTATTGTTTATGGTGTTACAGTTCTTGCACTTTCTTCTCTAATGAATCCAATCGCTGGAGCAAAGAGGCCGTTGAATGCAATCCTTGTTTTTGTTGGGACCGTTTCGGTATTGGGAGCAACTTTCGCCCTAGAGGATTTTTGGAGATTTGCCTGCCTTCCTGTTATCGCTCTCTTTTTCTATTTGAGTATCGTAATGCACAAAAGAATTATTCTTGTGCTTTCATCAATCGCTTTGATGGGTTACCTCGGACGACTTACTGCTGAATATTTTAGTAATAGTTTAGGTTGGCCAATTACACTTATGCTTTTGGGGCTTTTGTTAATCGGAGTTGGATATGCTACTTTTTCCTTTGGGAAAAAATACGTTTCAACTACCAGCTAATTGAAGTACTTACTTCCTAGGTGTTAAATAATCCGTATAATCTTTCTATGAACAAAAATATTGAACCACGAAACAATCAGGCTTTTTGGTATTTTGCTTACGTCGTATTTTTCGTTGCGGTAATTATTGTTTCGGCGATTATACTTGTTCGCGTTAACGATGGCCTTCCTTCCGGCATCGGCGGATTTGATTTTATTCTTATTACCTTGGCAACATTTAGGCTTACTCGTCTTTTTGTTTACGACAAGGTTTCAAAGTTTTTCCGTGATTGGTTTTTAGATGAAACTGATTTGATTGATACTGAAAGCGGGGAGGTTCTTGTTGTTAGGACAAAACCAACAGACGGCCCTCGCAGAACTGCGATTGAACTTCTCGAATGCCCATGGTGCGTTGGTGTGTGGTTTGCTGTGCTTGTGGCATTTTTCTATTACCTTACTCCAAACGCTTGGTACTTTATTTTAATTTTGGCAGTTGCCGGGGTTTCTTCCGTTGTTCAAATTTTTGCCAATATGATTGGCTGGCGCGCAGAATATTTCAAAAAAGAAGTGAATCAGGGGTAGTTGCAATTTGAGAGACCTGTGTTAGTATTTGCCTACAAGCCGTAGAAAACAGATAGCCCTAGGGCGTTAATTGCGAAAGCAGTCTGTCGAGGTCGAATACTCATTTCGTTAACAACGGAATGCTTGGACGACTCCACGGGGAGTCGGTTTTGTTTTTAATAAGTTGTTTTTAGTATTTTGGCTTTCCTAAAAGCTAAAAGCTAAAAACTAACAGCAAGTTAATATGGCAATTAGTAAAGAAAAAAAGGTAGAAATATTGAATAAACTTAAGCAATCGATTTCCAATTCGATATCTCTTGTTTTTGTTAACTTCAAAGGTCTTACCGTTTCAGAGGTTTCGAAGATTCGTCGTGACTTGCGCTCAAAGGGTATTGGCTACACTGTGGCTAAAAAAACTCTTGTGAAGAGAGCAATTAACGAAGGAAAGTTTGAGGGAGAAATTCCAGAGCTTGAAGGCGAGCTCGCTCTTGCTTATGGGAACGATCCAATAGAACCATCACGAAGTATTTTTGCTTATCAAAAAGAATACAAAGGACACATCCATATTTTAGGTGGAATGTTTGAAGGTAAACTTCTCGACGCAGTGGCAATGACAGAAATCGCAACGATTCCTTCAATGCAGGTTTTGCGTGGTCAGTTTGTTAATTTGATAAATTCACCAATACAACGTTTTGTTGTTGCTTTGGGTCAGATAGCAGAAAAGCGTCAATAATTTCAGATTAAAAAATCTGGAGTTAAAAATTAAAAATTAAATTTAGAAATAAAATTATGTCAGAAGAAACAACAGTAGTAGCAGAAGAAACAGTTGAGGTTCCATCAAAATTTAAGACTCTCGTTGATTCAGTTGAAAAAATGAGCGTTCTTGAATTGAACGAACTTGTTAAGGTTCTTGAGAAGAAATTTGGAGTATCAGCAGCAGCAGTTGCTATGGCTGCCCCAGGAGCTGCAGCAGGGGAGGCAGCTGAAGAAAAATCTTCTTACTCAGTTCACCTTAAGTCAGCTGGTGATCAGAAGATTGGTGTTATGAAAATAGTTAAGGAAGTTTTGGGTCTTGGTCTTAAAGAAGCTAAAGATCTCGTAGACAACGTTCCTTCTCTTTTGAAAGATGGAATGAAGAAGGAAGAAGCCGACGAATTCAAGAAGAGAATTGAAGAAGTTGGAGGACAAGTTGAATTAAAGTAAACTTGTCGGTCGGAGGCCATGAAGATGGCCGAGACGGGCCGTCTACAGGTGTCTATCATTACCGATAGACGTCGCGCGAATTTTTAGCAAAAAATTACGCGTGACCAGGTTGAGTTGAAGTAATTCGGCTTTAATCACACAATCACAAAAAAATACCCTCTAATACGGGTATTTTTTTGTGATTGTGCGTCTAGGGTCTAGGGTTTAGAATGGTGTAAACCAGCCTTTATTTGTGAAAACATTTAATAAGCAATTAAATAGCTGGATAACAATTGTTAATTTAACTGGCATGGGCGTTAGTGCTCTCAACTTTTAACAGAATGGAAATTTT is part of the Candidatus Paceibacterota bacterium genome and encodes:
- a CDS encoding DUF1360 domain-containing protein, with amino-acid sequence MNKNIEPRNNQAFWYFAYVVFFVAVIIVSAIILVRVNDGLPSGIGGFDFILITLATFRLTRLFVYDKVSKFFRDWFLDETDLIDTESGEVLVVRTKPTDGPRRTAIELLECPWCVGVWFAVLVAFFYYLTPNAWYFILILAVAGVSSVVQIFANMIGWRAEYFKKEVNQG
- the rplJ gene encoding 50S ribosomal protein L10: MAISKEKKVEILNKLKQSISNSISLVFVNFKGLTVSEVSKIRRDLRSKGIGYTVAKKTLVKRAINEGKFEGEIPELEGELALAYGNDPIEPSRSIFAYQKEYKGHIHILGGMFEGKLLDAVAMTEIATIPSMQVLRGQFVNLINSPIQRFVVALGQIAEKRQ
- a CDS encoding DUF2157 domain-containing protein is translated as MDIEPKKIALQRIREIVTSNGLSREEVLSVLGGISGQTIGASSGDKTEGFHFNIVKILYFLGGFIALSGVVVFVSQFWDTLPFFGRVAITLGSGIITYVISLLLRDYPSATLVSNLALVFSALLLPTGVTVILNEMHISDWMLASLWMAIGFFMVYFSTTRILKNDVSRFLTIVCGTAIFYTSVLLFIRENPAIVQTLKDFYAYMFIVYGVTVLALSSLMNPIAGAKRPLNAILVFVGTVSVLGATFALEDFWRFACLPVIALFFYLSIVMHKRIILVLSSIALMGYLGRLTAEYFSNSLGWPITLMLLGLLLIGVGYATFSFGKKYVSTTS
- the rplL gene encoding 50S ribosomal protein L7/L12; its protein translation is MSEETTVVAEETVEVPSKFKTLVDSVEKMSVLELNELVKVLEKKFGVSAAAVAMAAPGAAAGEAAEEKSSYSVHLKSAGDQKIGVMKIVKEVLGLGLKEAKDLVDNVPSLLKDGMKKEEADEFKKRIEEVGGQVELK